The following coding sequences lie in one Kitasatospora azatica KCTC 9699 genomic window:
- a CDS encoding putative Ig domain-containing protein has product MACLALARTDLVQPHTLSPNATPSGFGPSDLASAYALPASAGSGQTVAIVDAMDDPNAESDLAAYRSQYGLPACTTANGCFKKIDQNGGTNYPTADSGWAGEISLDVDMVSAVCPNCHILLVEATSASMGDLGTAVNQAVAQGAKFVSNSYGGSEDSTDTTSDSQYFNHPGVAITVSSGDSAYGAEYPAASKYVTSVGGTALKRDSSARGWSESVWHTNSTEGTGSGCSAYDAKPTWQTDSGCAKRTIADVSAVADPATGVAVYQTYGGSGWAVYGGTSASSPIIASVYALAGAPGASDYPAKYPYSHTSSLNDVTTGNNGSCSPSYLCTAAPGYDGPTGLGTPNGTAAFASGTSTGNTVTVTNPGSQSTTVGGSVSLQIHATDTASGTALNYSATGLPTGLSINSSTGLISGTASTAGSYTVTVTATDSTGAAGSTTFSWTVGSGGGNCSAAIQLLGNPGFETGSAAPWTASSGVVDNSSSEAAHSGSWKAWLDGYGSSHTDTLSQTVTIPAGCKASLSFWLHVDTAETGSTAYDKLTVAANSTTLATYSNVNAATGYVQKSFDLSSYAGKSVTLKFTGVEDSSLQTSFVIDDTALSIS; this is encoded by the coding sequence ATGGCCTGTCTCGCGCTGGCCCGCACCGACCTGGTCCAGCCGCACACCCTGTCCCCCAACGCCACCCCGTCCGGCTTCGGCCCCAGCGACCTGGCGTCCGCCTACGCGCTGCCCGCCTCGGCCGGCTCCGGTCAGACGGTGGCGATCGTGGACGCGATGGACGACCCGAACGCCGAGTCCGACCTGGCCGCCTACCGCTCCCAGTACGGGCTGCCGGCCTGCACCACGGCGAACGGCTGCTTCAAGAAGATCGACCAGAACGGCGGCACCAACTACCCCACCGCCGACAGCGGTTGGGCGGGCGAGATCTCGCTCGACGTCGACATGGTCAGCGCGGTCTGCCCGAACTGCCACATCCTGCTGGTCGAGGCGACCTCGGCGAGCATGGGCGACCTGGGCACCGCGGTCAACCAGGCCGTCGCCCAGGGCGCCAAGTTCGTCTCCAACAGCTACGGCGGCTCCGAGGACTCCACCGACACCACCTCGGACAGCCAGTACTTCAACCACCCGGGCGTGGCGATCACCGTCTCCTCCGGTGACTCCGCCTACGGCGCGGAGTACCCGGCCGCCTCGAAGTACGTGACCTCGGTCGGCGGCACCGCGCTCAAGCGCGACTCCAGCGCCCGTGGTTGGAGCGAGTCGGTCTGGCACACCAACTCCACCGAGGGCACCGGCTCCGGCTGCTCGGCCTACGACGCCAAGCCGACCTGGCAGACCGACAGCGGCTGCGCCAAGCGCACCATCGCGGACGTCTCGGCGGTCGCCGACCCCGCCACCGGCGTCGCGGTCTACCAGACCTACGGCGGCTCCGGCTGGGCGGTCTACGGCGGCACCAGCGCCTCCTCGCCGATCATCGCCTCGGTCTACGCCCTGGCCGGCGCCCCCGGCGCCTCCGACTACCCCGCCAAGTACCCGTACTCCCACACCAGTTCACTGAACGATGTGACCACGGGCAACAACGGCAGCTGCTCCCCGTCCTACCTCTGCACCGCCGCCCCCGGCTACGACGGCCCGACCGGCCTCGGCACCCCCAACGGCACCGCCGCCTTCGCCTCGGGCACCAGTACCGGCAACACCGTCACGGTGACCAACCCGGGCAGCCAGTCCACCACCGTCGGCGGCTCGGTCAGCCTGCAGATCCACGCCACCGACACGGCCTCCGGCACGGCCCTGAACTACTCGGCCACCGGTCTGCCCACCGGCCTGTCGATCAACTCCTCGACCGGCCTGATCAGCGGCACCGCGAGCACCGCGGGCAGCTACACGGTGACGGTCACCGCCACCGACTCCACCGGCGCCGCCGGCTCCACCACCTTCTCCTGGACCGTCGGTTCGGGCGGCGGCAACTGCAGCGCAGCCATCCAGCTGCTCGGCAACCCCGGCTTCGAGACCGGCTCCGCAGCGCCGTGGACCGCCTCCTCCGGCGTGGTCGACAACAGCTCCTCCGAGGCCGCGCACAGCGGTAGTTGGAAGGCCTGGCTGGACGGCTACGGCAGCAGCCACACCGACACCCTCTCCCAGACGGTGACCATCCCGGCCGGCTGCAAGGCCTCGCTCAGCTTCTGGCTGCACGTCGACACCGCCGAGACCGGCAGCACCGCCTACGACAAGCTGACCGTGGCTGCCAACAGCACCACCCTGGCCACCTACAGCAACGTCAACGCGGCCACCGGCTACGTGCAGAAGTCCTTCGACCTCTCCTCCTACGCCGGCAAGAGCGTGACCCTCAAGTTCACCGGTGTGGAGGACTCCTCCCTCCAGACCAGCTTCGTGATCGACGACACCGCGCTCAGCATCTCCTGA
- a CDS encoding GlsB/YeaQ/YmgE family stress response membrane protein: MGIVSWIVLGLLAGGIAKLLLPGRDPGGLIVTTLIGIAGSFVGGWLSTHFLHRPVNKHFFDLATWGSAIAGALVLLILYRLFFGNSRR; encoded by the coding sequence ATGGGCATCGTCAGTTGGATCGTGCTCGGCCTGTTGGCCGGGGGCATCGCCAAGCTGCTGCTGCCCGGGCGTGACCCGGGCGGTCTGATCGTCACGACGCTGATCGGCATCGCGGGATCCTTCGTCGGAGGCTGGCTCTCGACGCACTTCCTGCACCGCCCGGTCAACAAGCACTTCTTCGACCTCGCGACCTGGGGCTCGGCGATCGCGGGGGCGCTGGTGCTGCTCATCCTGTACCGGCTGTTCTTCGGCAACTCGCGCCGCTGA
- a CDS encoding response regulator transcription factor has translation MVSADSTGKVLVVDDDDTIRRSLERGLRLSGFTVRSADGGRAALELVAAEPPDVLVLDVSMPDLSGTEVCRRLREQGCDLPVLMLSALDELADRVAGLQAGADDYLVKPFALEELVLRLRALLRRRPPVAGDDIAGDDTLRVGPLEIAPATREVRRDGQPVHLTRREFELLEHLARNAGLVLTRDQLLDRVWGYDFDVRTDAVDTFISYLRRKLEEGGRPRLIHTVRGVGFVLRTPGAAGTPESAR, from the coding sequence ATGGTCAGCGCGGACAGCACCGGGAAGGTGCTGGTGGTGGACGACGACGACACGATCCGCCGCTCGCTGGAGCGCGGTCTGCGGCTGAGCGGCTTCACGGTGCGTTCGGCCGACGGCGGCCGGGCCGCCCTGGAGCTGGTGGCCGCCGAGCCGCCGGACGTCCTGGTGCTCGACGTCTCGATGCCCGACCTGTCCGGCACCGAGGTCTGCCGCCGGCTGCGGGAGCAGGGCTGCGACCTCCCGGTGCTGATGCTCTCCGCCCTGGACGAGCTGGCCGACCGGGTCGCCGGCCTGCAAGCGGGCGCCGACGACTACCTGGTCAAGCCGTTCGCGCTGGAGGAGCTGGTGCTGCGGCTGCGCGCCCTGCTGCGCCGCCGGCCACCGGTCGCCGGCGACGACATCGCCGGCGACGACACGCTGCGGGTCGGCCCGCTGGAGATCGCCCCCGCCACCCGCGAAGTGCGCCGGGACGGCCAGCCGGTGCACCTGACCCGCCGCGAGTTCGAGCTGCTGGAGCACCTGGCCCGCAACGCCGGCCTGGTGCTGACCCGGGACCAGCTGCTGGACCGGGTCTGGGGCTACGACTTCGACGTGCGCACCGACGCGGTCGACACCTTCATCAGCTACCTGCGCCGCAAGCTGGAGGAGGGCGGCCGACCGCGCCTGATCCACACCGTCCGCGGGGTCGGGTTCGTGCTGCGGACGCCCGGGGCCGCCGGAACCCCGGAGTCCGCCCGATGA
- a CDS encoding ATP-binding protein, with product MRLATRIALWVALVVPLLVFAAGALLLGLVNHDLRAEQDTKLRERAQLVLPNARALLNADHQGRAAAEQNQHRKVLDAALDVGVRVDDANGTEVTAGGPLPTALPAAGGALTPVTVRSDGRSWRVLARPVSGANPGTVWVAAPSSAANPQVDAVRRRIILVAALTAPLAGLLVFGLARRATAPLSRLGRRAAALDPRAGAADFGHQRSGIGEVDELAAALESALARYDEQADRTAQALETARSFSAAASHELRTPLMGLQTNLDVLSAHPDLPATERAEILTDLRADHRRLLDLLTALRTLARGDLVEEEAFGPLDLAEPVSAAVAELRRRRPESAVGVELAVGVELAGGVEPTGELRVFGWEAGLRIACDNLLLNAAVHGRAPIVVTLRREGGQAVLTVDDDGPGIPVAERAAVFDRFHRRRDSPGTGLGLTLVAQQVALHRGTVTVGTPPSGRGCRFEIRLPLVAPDAPTLPLPARRDWIGGAQQP from the coding sequence ATGAGGCTCGCCACCCGGATCGCGCTCTGGGTCGCCCTGGTGGTCCCACTGCTGGTGTTCGCGGCCGGCGCGCTGCTGCTCGGCCTGGTCAACCACGACCTGCGCGCCGAACAGGACACCAAGCTGCGCGAGCGCGCGCAGCTCGTCCTGCCGAACGCCCGCGCGCTGCTCAACGCCGACCACCAGGGGCGGGCGGCGGCCGAGCAGAACCAGCACCGCAAGGTGCTGGACGCCGCGCTCGACGTCGGCGTCCGGGTGGACGACGCCAACGGCACCGAGGTCACGGCCGGCGGCCCGCTGCCCACCGCGCTGCCGGCGGCCGGCGGCGCGCTCACCCCCGTCACGGTCCGCTCCGACGGCCGCAGCTGGCGGGTGCTGGCCCGTCCGGTGAGCGGCGCCAACCCCGGGACGGTCTGGGTCGCCGCCCCGTCCTCCGCCGCGAACCCGCAGGTCGACGCGGTGCGCCGGCGGATCATCCTGGTCGCAGCGCTCACCGCGCCGCTCGCCGGGCTGCTCGTCTTCGGCCTGGCCCGGCGCGCCACCGCGCCGCTCAGCCGACTCGGCCGACGGGCCGCCGCGCTCGACCCCAGGGCCGGCGCCGCCGACTTCGGCCACCAGCGCAGCGGGATCGGCGAGGTGGACGAGTTGGCCGCCGCCTTGGAGAGCGCGCTGGCCCGCTACGACGAGCAGGCCGACCGAACGGCGCAGGCGCTGGAGACTGCGCGCTCCTTCTCGGCGGCCGCCTCGCACGAGCTGCGCACCCCGCTGATGGGCCTGCAGACCAACCTGGACGTCCTCAGCGCCCATCCCGACCTGCCCGCCACCGAACGCGCCGAGATCCTCACCGACCTGCGGGCCGACCACCGCCGGCTGCTCGACCTGCTCACCGCACTGCGCACCCTGGCCCGCGGCGACCTGGTGGAGGAAGAGGCCTTCGGCCCGCTCGACCTGGCCGAACCGGTCTCCGCCGCGGTGGCCGAACTGCGGCGGCGACGACCGGAGTCGGCCGTCGGCGTGGAGCTGGCCGTCGGCGTGGAGCTGGCCGGCGGCGTGGAGCCGACCGGCGAGCTGCGCGTCTTCGGCTGGGAGGCGGGCCTGCGGATCGCCTGCGACAACCTGCTGCTGAACGCCGCCGTGCACGGCAGGGCGCCGATCGTGGTCACGCTGCGCCGCGAGGGCGGGCAGGCGGTGCTGACCGTGGACGACGACGGCCCCGGCATCCCCGTCGCCGAGCGGGCCGCCGTCTTCGACCGCTTCCACCGCCGCCGGGACAGCCCCGGTACGGGCCTCGGCCTGACCCTGGTCGCCCAACAGGTGGCGCTGCACCGCGGCACGGTCACCGTCGGGACGCCACCTAGCGGGCGCGGGTGCCGCTTCGAGATCCGGCTGCCGCTGGTCGCCCCGGACGCGCCGACCCTGCCGCTGCCGGCCCGCCGGGACTGGATCGGCGGCGCACAACAGCCGTAG
- a CDS encoding class I SAM-dependent methyltransferase, producing MDRKIRTIEDVLELLDGLFAPDADRWTADGARWWDAFYADRAKPVPFFAAKPDESLADYLERGLIVPGRALDLGCGPGRNALHLAAAGFQVDAVDLSPTALAWAAGRAREAGAAIRFHCGDAFALTGAELTGPYDLIYDSGCFHHLPPHRRISYLALLDRLLAPGGHFGLTCFAAGAMGSELPDADFYHQSRLHGGLAYTPDSLRWIFSELAQVELRRMRDEPDDSPLFGEPFLWTALFRRTAWLA from the coding sequence ATGGACCGGAAGATCCGAACGATCGAGGACGTACTGGAGCTCCTGGACGGCCTCTTCGCACCGGACGCCGACCGCTGGACGGCCGACGGGGCCCGCTGGTGGGACGCCTTCTACGCCGACCGCGCAAAGCCGGTCCCGTTCTTCGCGGCCAAGCCGGACGAGAGCCTGGCCGACTACCTCGAGCGTGGGCTGATCGTCCCCGGACGGGCGCTGGACCTGGGCTGCGGACCGGGCCGCAACGCCCTGCACCTGGCCGCTGCGGGCTTCCAGGTAGACGCGGTCGACCTCTCTCCGACGGCCCTCGCCTGGGCTGCCGGTCGGGCCCGCGAGGCGGGGGCTGCGATCCGCTTCCACTGCGGGGACGCCTTCGCGCTCACCGGCGCCGAGTTGACCGGCCCGTACGACCTGATCTACGACTCGGGGTGCTTCCACCACCTGCCGCCGCACCGCCGGATCAGCTACCTGGCGCTGCTCGACCGCCTGCTGGCCCCCGGCGGTCACTTCGGCCTCACCTGCTTCGCGGCCGGCGCGATGGGCTCCGAGCTGCCCGACGCGGACTTCTACCACCAGTCCCGGCTGCACGGCGGTCTCGCGTACACGCCGGACTCGCTGCGCTGGATCTTCTCCGAGCTCGCCCAGGTCGAGCTGCGCCGGATGCGGGACGAACCGGACGACTCCCCGCTCTTCGGCGAGCCGTTTCTCTGGACCGCCCTGTTCCGCCGAACCGCATGGCTCGCTTGA
- a CDS encoding cysteine dioxygenase — protein MSTDLASPTPTATPTPTPTPTSTAAPVPAPITPLSPAALRAVVAELAERPQEWIDKVRLSTEERWYERLSLTEDHEVWLISWLPGQSTGFHDHGGSRGAYAVALGELEELSLGGEHGELHTRRLPAGSIRAFGPEFLHDVRNTGGGPAVSLHAYSPPLSEIARYELRASGLRQTVVEVAEQW, from the coding sequence ATGAGCACAGATCTCGCGAGCCCAACGCCCACAGCCACACCCACACCCACACCCACACCCACATCCACCGCCGCACCGGTACCCGCACCGATCACCCCGCTCAGCCCCGCCGCGCTGCGGGCGGTGGTCGCCGAGCTGGCCGAACGGCCGCAGGAGTGGATCGACAAGGTCCGCCTCTCCACCGAGGAACGCTGGTACGAGCGGCTCAGCCTGACCGAGGACCACGAGGTCTGGCTGATCAGCTGGCTGCCCGGCCAGTCCACCGGGTTCCACGACCACGGCGGCTCGCGCGGCGCCTACGCCGTGGCGCTCGGCGAGTTGGAGGAGCTCTCGCTGGGCGGTGAGCACGGCGAGTTGCACACCCGCCGACTGCCGGCCGGGTCCATCCGCGCCTTCGGTCCCGAGTTCCTGCACGACGTCCGCAACACCGGTGGCGGCCCGGCGGTCAGCCTGCACGCTTACTCGCCGCCGCTCAGCGAGATCGCGCGCTACGAGCTGCGGGCCAGCGGCCTGCGCCAGACCGTGGTGGAGGTGGCGGAGCAGTGGTGA
- a CDS encoding rhodanese-like domain-containing protein codes for MTVDELVARARAGVHRPGPVEAHQAWQRQDALLVDIRPAAQRAREGQIPDALVIERNVLEWRLDPTGSHRIPEATGYELPVVLVCSEGYASCLAAASLRELGLHRATDLDGGFVAWAAAGLPTVPGGD; via the coding sequence GTGACCGTGGACGAGCTGGTGGCCCGGGCCCGGGCGGGCGTGCACCGACCGGGGCCGGTGGAGGCGCACCAGGCCTGGCAGCGGCAGGATGCCCTGCTGGTGGACATCCGCCCGGCCGCGCAGCGGGCCCGGGAGGGCCAGATCCCCGACGCGCTGGTGATCGAGCGCAATGTGCTGGAGTGGCGGCTGGATCCGACGGGGAGTCACCGGATCCCGGAGGCCACCGGATACGAGCTGCCGGTGGTGCTGGTCTGCTCCGAGGGCTACGCCTCCTGCCTGGCGGCGGCCTCGCTGCGCGAGCTCGGCCTGCACCGCGCCACCGACCTGGACGGCGGATTCGTCGCCTGGGCGGCCGCGGGGCTGCCCACCGTGCCGGGGGGCGACTGA
- a CDS encoding ABC transporter ATP-binding protein, translating to MIRFDGAGKRHPDGTVAVEGLDLSVPAGRTTVLVGPSGCGKTTILRMVNRMVEPTSGRVLLDGTDVARLEPAKLRRGIGYVIQQAGLFPHRKVLDNIATVPYLLGWDRKRARARAMELLELVGLAPETAKRYPFQLSGGQQQRVGVARALAADPPLLLMDEPFSAVDPVVRAGLQEELLRLQAELNKTVLFVTHDIEEAVRLGDQIVVLREHGRIGQVADPATLLAAPADDQVAHFLGRDRGLRGLGLRPAGGIALRPADEPYEGWTLTVDDEGRPSGWRGPGETIRQVAVYHPGTDTLRSALDSAVLSPARAAVAVDAQGRVLGLAPRAAVLDALDASGPEAPAGGVVDTPSDPGAPADSAADPGGATDIAAGTGHGR from the coding sequence GTGATCAGATTCGACGGCGCCGGCAAGCGCCATCCCGACGGCACGGTCGCCGTCGAGGGGCTCGATCTCAGCGTGCCCGCGGGCCGGACCACCGTGTTGGTCGGTCCGTCCGGCTGCGGCAAGACGACCATCCTGCGGATGGTCAACCGGATGGTCGAACCGACCTCGGGCCGGGTGCTGCTGGACGGGACGGACGTGGCCCGGCTGGAGCCCGCCAAACTGCGCCGCGGCATCGGCTACGTGATCCAGCAGGCGGGTCTCTTCCCGCACCGCAAGGTGCTGGACAACATCGCCACCGTGCCCTACCTGCTGGGCTGGGACCGCAAGCGGGCCCGGGCCCGGGCGATGGAGCTGCTGGAGCTGGTCGGGCTGGCACCGGAGACGGCCAAGCGCTACCCGTTCCAGCTGTCCGGCGGCCAGCAGCAGCGGGTCGGTGTGGCCCGGGCGCTGGCCGCCGATCCGCCGCTGCTGCTGATGGACGAGCCGTTCAGCGCGGTCGACCCGGTGGTCCGGGCCGGTCTGCAGGAGGAGCTGCTGCGGCTGCAGGCCGAGTTGAACAAGACGGTGCTCTTCGTGACGCACGACATCGAAGAGGCGGTGCGGCTCGGCGACCAGATCGTGGTGCTGCGCGAGCACGGGCGGATCGGGCAGGTGGCCGACCCGGCGACGCTGCTCGCCGCCCCCGCCGACGACCAGGTGGCGCACTTCCTCGGCCGGGACCGGGGGCTGCGCGGTCTCGGGCTGCGCCCGGCGGGCGGGATCGCGCTGCGGCCCGCCGACGAGCCGTACGAGGGCTGGACCCTGACGGTGGACGACGAGGGCCGGCCGAGCGGGTGGCGGGGGCCCGGGGAAACGATCCGTCAGGTCGCGGTCTACCACCCGGGGACGGACACCCTGCGCAGCGCCCTGGACAGCGCGGTGCTCTCGCCGGCCCGCGCCGCCGTGGCGGTGGACGCCCAGGGCCGGGTGCTCGGTCTGGCACCCCGCGCGGCGGTCCTGGACGCACTGGACGCCTCGGGCCCCGAGGCGCCGGCCGGTGGCGTCGTGGACACCCCGTCGGACCCCGGGGCGCCGGCCGACAGCGCTGCCGATCCGGGTGGCGCCACCGACATAGCGGCGGGGACCGGCCATGGGCGATGA
- a CDS encoding ABC transporter permease: MGDEPLVRWHWLGTHVDYLRGLLLDHAVISLLPVLFGLLLALPLGLLCTRFPRLYQPLAAVFNVVYALPALAVFVVLIPYTGLATQATVMIPLTCYALAVLLPTTVDGLRAVPEPVRQAATALGYGPWRRLAAVELPAAVPYLVAGLRVAAVSSISLASVGALVGRGGLGYLFITGFQLTFPTPIVAGIVLVAALALVTDAVLLLARRVLAPWARREAVVGR; encoded by the coding sequence ATGGGCGATGAACCCCTGGTCCGCTGGCACTGGCTCGGCACCCACGTCGACTACCTGCGCGGCCTGCTCCTGGACCACGCGGTGATCTCGCTGCTCCCGGTGCTCTTCGGCCTGCTGCTCGCCCTCCCGCTGGGCCTGCTCTGCACCCGGTTCCCGCGGCTGTACCAGCCGCTGGCCGCGGTCTTCAACGTGGTCTACGCGCTGCCCGCGCTCGCGGTCTTCGTGGTGCTGATCCCGTACACCGGCCTGGCCACCCAGGCCACCGTGATGATCCCGCTCACCTGCTACGCGCTCGCCGTGCTGCTGCCGACCACGGTGGACGGGCTGCGCGCGGTGCCCGAGCCGGTGCGCCAGGCCGCGACGGCGCTCGGGTACGGACCCTGGCGGCGACTGGCCGCCGTCGAACTGCCCGCGGCCGTGCCGTACCTGGTGGCGGGGCTGCGGGTGGCGGCGGTCTCCAGCATCTCGCTGGCGAGTGTGGGCGCGCTGGTCGGGCGCGGCGGGCTGGGCTACCTGTTCATCACCGGCTTCCAACTCACCTTCCCGACGCCGATCGTGGCCGGGATCGTGCTGGTGGCCGCGCTCGCGCTGGTCACCGACGCGGTGCTGCTGCTGGCCCGCCGGGTGCTGGCGCCGTGGGCCCGGCGTGAGGCGGTGGTGGGGCGGTGA
- a CDS encoding ABC transporter permease, translating into MNWLSWLSDFFGSPDRQHGADSIVHRIGEHLLLSGEALGLAALLAIPLGLLLGYTGRAAGLVTALTGTARALPTLGLVTLAVLVAGVGDTAVLVPLVALAAPVLLVAACEGVRGTDPDLRDAARGIGLTHRQVLWQVCVPWALPALLAGLRTAAVQVIATATVAAYVGLGGLGRYVVDGLATHDFPQTVGGALLVVLLAVATQLLFAALIRFALPTGLRRPRG; encoded by the coding sequence GTGAACTGGCTCTCCTGGCTGTCCGACTTCTTCGGCTCGCCCGACCGGCAGCACGGTGCCGACTCGATCGTGCACCGGATCGGCGAGCACCTGCTGCTCTCCGGCGAGGCGCTCGGCCTGGCCGCGCTGCTGGCGATCCCGCTCGGTCTGCTGCTCGGCTACACCGGGCGGGCGGCCGGCCTGGTCACCGCGCTGACCGGTACCGCCCGCGCGCTGCCGACCCTCGGCCTGGTGACGCTGGCGGTGCTGGTGGCGGGCGTCGGCGACACCGCCGTGCTGGTGCCGCTGGTGGCGCTGGCCGCGCCGGTGTTGCTGGTCGCGGCCTGCGAGGGGGTCCGCGGCACCGATCCGGACCTGCGCGATGCCGCCCGCGGCATCGGTCTGACGCACCGTCAGGTGCTCTGGCAGGTCTGTGTTCCGTGGGCGCTGCCGGCGTTGCTCGCGGGGCTGCGCACGGCCGCGGTGCAGGTGATCGCCACCGCCACGGTGGCCGCCTACGTCGGCCTGGGCGGGCTCGGCCGCTATGTGGTCGACGGCCTGGCCACCCACGACTTCCCGCAGACCGTCGGTGGCGCGCTGCTGGTGGTGCTGCTCGCGGTGGCCACCCAGTTGCTCTTCGCCGCGCTCATCCGGTTCGCGCTGCCCACCGGGCTGCGCCGACCGCGCGGCTGA
- a CDS encoding ABC transporter substrate-binding protein, which produces MLSRTFRAAILAAAVTVAATACSSSAKDPLGGNSGSSGSSGSSTGNSGSADGGSTVVVGSANFPENVLLASIYSQALQAKGVKVTEKFNIGSRELLYGQIKDSKLTVLPEYNGALLAYLDSKATAASTEDIDAALTKTLPASLAILKSAAAEDKDSLTVSKDTAAKYNLQSIADLTAQAGQFTIGGPPEFKSRREQQFKDVYGLNFKEWKPTADTTANAIKDGTIQVGNVFTTDPRIVSLGLVSLTDPKNLFGAQNVTPLINKAGVNATASAALDAVSAKLDTAGLTALMKRVAVDKEDAAVVAKDWVKSNGLG; this is translated from the coding sequence ATGCTTTCGCGCACCTTCCGCGCCGCCATACTGGCCGCTGCCGTCACTGTGGCCGCCACCGCCTGCTCCTCCTCCGCCAAGGACCCGCTCGGCGGCAACTCCGGCTCCTCCGGCTCCTCCGGCTCCTCCACCGGCAACTCCGGTTCCGCCGACGGCGGTTCGACCGTAGTGGTCGGTTCGGCCAACTTCCCGGAGAACGTGCTGCTCGCCTCGATCTACTCGCAGGCCCTGCAGGCCAAGGGCGTCAAGGTGACCGAGAAGTTCAACATCGGCAGCCGCGAGCTGCTCTACGGGCAGATCAAGGACAGCAAGTTGACCGTGCTGCCCGAGTACAACGGCGCGCTGCTCGCCTACCTGGACAGCAAGGCCACCGCCGCGAGCACCGAGGACATCGACGCCGCGCTGACCAAGACGCTGCCGGCCAGTCTGGCGATCCTGAAGTCCGCCGCCGCCGAGGACAAGGACTCGCTGACCGTCAGCAAGGACACCGCGGCCAAGTACAACCTGCAGTCCATCGCCGATCTGACCGCCCAGGCCGGGCAGTTCACCATCGGTGGCCCGCCGGAGTTCAAGTCCCGCCGGGAGCAGCAGTTCAAGGACGTCTACGGGCTGAACTTCAAGGAGTGGAAGCCGACCGCCGACACCACCGCCAACGCGATCAAGGACGGCACGATCCAGGTCGGCAACGTCTTCACCACCGACCCGCGGATCGTCTCGCTGGGCCTGGTCTCGCTGACCGACCCGAAGAACCTGTTCGGCGCGCAGAACGTGACCCCGCTGATCAACAAGGCCGGGGTGAACGCCACGGCGAGCGCGGCGCTGGACGCGGTCTCGGCCAAGCTGGACACCGCCGGTCTGACCGCGCTGATGAAGCGGGTTGCGGTGGACAAGGAGGACGCCGCGGTGGTGGCCAAGGACTGGGTGAAGAGCAACGGGCTGGGCTGA
- a CDS encoding aggregation-promoting factor C-terminal-like domain-containing protein — MRSALMATVRRRSSVVLASAGLATVCAASAVAFALPSDAATVAEASAPKHTAAVTTDQQAHALKLTRDAMPAGVTPVTAAGDTGKIEAAPYLKGATQSGAGHTVTTAPYAAPEQAKPATPAAQPQQAPAPQPAAQPQQAPAPQPAAQPAPQQDQQAASRSQERAPLAAAPTVTDTSPSGIRALAQSMVPADQWNSFANIVSHESSWNVTATNPSSGSYGLGQALPASKMASAGSDWRTNPVTQIKWTLSYMNDRYGSPNAAWAFWQTHHWY; from the coding sequence ATGCGTAGCGCCCTGATGGCCACCGTTCGTCGACGATCCTCCGTGGTTCTCGCCTCGGCCGGCCTGGCCACCGTCTGTGCCGCGTCCGCCGTGGCCTTCGCGCTCCCCTCCGACGCCGCCACCGTTGCCGAGGCGTCGGCCCCCAAGCACACCGCCGCTGTGACCACCGACCAGCAGGCGCACGCGCTCAAGCTCACCCGCGACGCGATGCCGGCCGGCGTGACCCCCGTCACCGCCGCCGGTGACACCGGCAAGATCGAGGCCGCCCCGTACCTGAAGGGCGCCACCCAGTCCGGCGCCGGGCACACCGTGACCACCGCGCCGTACGCGGCCCCCGAGCAGGCCAAGCCGGCCACCCCGGCCGCGCAGCCGCAGCAGGCCCCGGCCCCGCAGCCCGCCGCCCAGCCGCAGCAGGCGCCCGCGCCGCAGCCGGCCGCGCAGCCCGCCCCGCAGCAGGACCAGCAGGCCGCCTCGCGCTCGCAGGAGCGCGCGCCGCTGGCCGCCGCCCCCACGGTCACCGACACCAGCCCGAGCGGCATCCGCGCGCTGGCGCAGAGCATGGTCCCGGCCGACCAGTGGAACTCCTTCGCCAACATCGTCAGCCACGAGAGCAGCTGGAACGTGACGGCCACCAACCCGTCCTCCGGCTCCTACGGCCTGGGCCAGGCGCTGCCCGCGAGCAAGATGGCCTCGGCCGGCTCCGACTGGCGCACCAACCCGGTCACCCAGATCAAGTGGACGCTGTCCTACATGAACGACCGGTACGGCAGCCCGAACGCCGCCTGGGCGTTCTGGCAGACCCACCACTGGTACTGA